The Salmo salar chromosome ssa19, Ssal_v3.1, whole genome shotgun sequence DNA window atgttcatcagtccactgtAAGACAAATGGTCTATAAAtgaagaaagttcagcactgttgctactctccctaggagtggctgtcctgcaaagatgactgcaagagcacagtgcagaatgctcaatgaggttaagaagaatcctagagtgtcagctaaagacttacagaaatctctggaacatgctaacatctctgttgacgagtctacgatacataaaacactaaacaagaatggtgttcatgggaagaacaccacggaagaagccactgctgtccaaaaaaaacattgctgcacgtctgaagttcgcaaaagagcacctggatgttccacaccgcttctggcaaaatattctgtggacagattaaactaaagttgagttgtttggaaggaacacacaacactatgtgtggaggaaaaaggcacagcacaccaacatcaaaacctcatcccaactgtaaagtatggtggagggagcatcatggtttggggctgctttgctgtctCTGGGCCTGAACAGCTTGccatcatcgacggaaaaatgaattcccaagtttatcaagacattttgcaggagaatgtaaggctatctgtccgccaattgaagctcaacagaagttgggtgatgcaacaggacaacgaccaaaaacacagaagtaaatcaacaacagaatggcttcaacagaatataatacaccttctggagtggcccagtcaggtcctgacctcaacccgatttaaaATGTTGTGGCATGaccgagagcagttcacaccagacatcctaagaatattgctgaactgaaacagtttcgcaaagaggaatggtccaaaattcctcctgaccgttgttcaggtctgatccgcaactacagaaaacgtttggtttattgccaaaggagggtcaaccagttattaaatccaagggttcacataccttttccACCCTACACTGAATGTTTATATGGTGTGTTCAGTAAAGAcaaacatataattgtttgtgtgttattagtttaagcaaactgtatttgtctattgttgtgacttagatgaagatcagattttatgaccaatttaatgcagaaatccaggtaattccgaaaggttcacatactttttcttgccaatgTATTTTCCATTTGATATTCAAGTATTTGACTAGCAGGTCTCAAGTAGGCTGCATCTGTGATCTTCTTGGCCCTCTGACAGGGCAGGGTCTGGGTTTCTCATCCAGGAATACTACAGACCTGGCTCAGACAAGTGTTGGGTGCAGAGGATAGGTATCCTGGAAAACAAAACCTGAGTGGAaatcttatccagctgtgtgtctgCATGCTTCTATAGGTGTGTTTGAGAGGCTTTTTAAAGGCTTAACAGCTGTCCACCTGCCACTGAGATCAATGGAAAAGCTAAAAGTTTCTGTCTTCCAACAAAAACACTGACACCTACACCCAACTTTTAATGGTGAGGtacatgttttttattttgacaTATAGGCAGCTGTAATATAAGGGCGCTATTCAATCCGCGTCGCCGAAGTACAGCTTCActgaaatgtaaaggcaatgttcccgctttAGCGGTAAACCCTGCAGAtgtcggctcaattggaaattacctttTACATTTTACAAATCGcagaatctgtaacgcttcagttTTACACACTGAATAGAGCCCCGAGTCACAGATTGATGAGGTGGTTTCAAGGCTGTCACAATTACACGATCGATCCTAAAAATACAGTAAAATCATTTGGCTGTCAGTGTTTAGCTGACTGCTGTACATGGCTTCGCTTTCCTGTTAAACTGTGCCTGCTAAAACATAGCATTAGTCCAATGGGTTCTGCAAAAAGGTTTGCATTAAAAAAGGCACAAATGATGGCACTTACGGCTGGGTTCAATCCGTATTGCGGAAGATCCGCATTTAAAATTGAAAGGTAATTTCtgtgtttaccgtgaatgcagtctccgcgacTGCGGGAACATCGCCTTTAATTGTCAATCGCTCTGTAAAGTGGATCTTCAGCGCTACGGATTTACAGCCCTTAGGCTGCCCAATTCAGATATCTTTTCCAattattggtcttttgaccagtcGCATCAGATCTTATCACATtagctctttaaaaaaaatatttgtgaaTTAAAGataagaattgggctgcctgtataaATGCAACCATAATGACTGATTTCAGCAGGTGCTTTGGCAGAGTGGAGCGAAAACATATGCCATGCATCGGAGATATGAGCCACCATGTCTAGGCCGACATTCTCTCGTTACTTCACAGTCCTTCACAGTCCCAGAAACTTCTCTGTCTGCTCACGCAGTTTGTTCTTCTGGATCTGAAAGAGGAATTGAAAAAGGAGAGAATAAGTCTGTATTAAATACAGTGTTTTATGTCAGGGTGGTTTCTCAGATCGACCAGACAGCCGTGGTGGTTCGTGACTCCCTCCAACATGACGCCCTCTGAATGTGTTTAGCAGGACTGCTGCGTGCAGACTGCTTAATAGCTCAGTTCCCTTCTGTCTAGAGACAGAGGACTGGGCTACTCAAATTACTCTCCATTTCTAAATGGTTTTGAAGTGTCTCTTGAGAGAGACTGAGGACCACGAGGAACATACAGTTTATGCAATGGACTGTTCATCAAAACTAATTTGTCTCTGACAATTACTTAAGCTTCCTGATTATGTCTTCAGAATTGTATAAACAAATACATAATAAATGTTGGTCAGCGTTCAAGTAGAAACATACATTATGGGGCATGTCAGCTTAGCTTTGAGTAAGAGTATATGGTTTGAGAGATTACCTTTCCTGAAACTGTGAGTGGGTAGCCCTCCACAAATGTTACATAGCGTGGGATCTTGAAATGAGCAATCTGAGAGGGGAAAGAAGATGTACTGTTATTCTGTTTATTTCAAGCATTTAGGCTAGCCACAGCAGGAAGTCGCAGAACCTTTTTCTTTCATTCAATCTCTCACCTTTCCCTTGCAGTAAGCTTTGATGTCCTCTGCACTGCAATCCTGTCCCGCCTTCAGCTTCAGGCAGGCGCACACCTCCTCTCCCATACGCTCATCCTTTATTCCAATCACCTGATAGAGAGCGAAAAAGAAACATTAGCAGTAATTTCCCTAGAAAACGATCCTTCTGCTTCTGTTCAAGCATATACAAACAAACTGATTGAGAATTCACCTGTGCCTCCTGGACTTTAGGGTGGGTGTGTAGGAACTGCTCAATCTCAGCTGGGTATATGTTCTCCCCTCCTCGGATGATCATGTCCTTGATTCGACCCTCGATGCGGCAGAAGCCATACTTGTCCAGGCTGGCGATGTCACTGCATATGGGTATAAGGACACATTGTATGACGCATAAGTAAAAGTTGAGACATCAGCGTTTTGGGGAGGTGTATGGGACCAGACCTGTCCACTCACCCAGTCTTATACCAGCGGTCTTTGGTAATGCACTCTTCTGTCTTGGCGACATCCCCCCAGTACTCCAGCATTACACAGTAGCCCCTGATCATCAGCTCTCCTGATATCCCGAGAGGCATGATCTGACCAGAGCCAGGGTCAACTACCTTAACCTGAGGAACAGCAGTGATGAACACAATGGGGTGCGACTCTACTGCAGTCAGTTGCCATTATGATAATAAAATCAATGCTCCCAGCAGTTCTGCCAATGTGGATAAGACATGCAACGTATATACTTTAGTCATGCttaaaagggatacttcaggattttggggAATGgaaagtcagatgaacttgtggatgcCATTTTTATGTCTCCGCGTTcaatatgaaggaagttagaggtcgtTTTGCGAGCCAACACTAACTAGTGTTAGCCCAATGattggaagtctatggtaacagatagacttccagtcattgttctaatgttagttagcaattgcgctagggctagttagcaacttccttcaaactgcaagcagagataaaaatggtatccaagagttcatctgactctgaggaagtagatacagggcttcattgccaaaatcctgaactatccctttaacagacATAAATATATTTATTGTATAATAGAAGTAAAGACATTAAAACATATGCACATAAATGACTCAGGTGGATGTGACGTACCTCTAAGTGACTGGTAATGCACCCAACAGTCTCTGACTTCCTCTCCAAATTGTCTGTTGGGAAGCCACAGAATGTCACAGGGCTGTTCTCTGTGGTTCCATAGGCAATCTGTCAATCCAAAGTGAAACCACACACTGAGTTCAGTTAAACATACAGTATCACCACGGCGCTGTTCTTGACGTTCTCCAACCCTGTGTCATTTGCAGAGGTAGTCGGAGAAGGTGACTGAGGGGGCATGGGaaagtctgtctgtctatcaaatcatatttaatttgtcacatacacatggttagcagatgttaatgcgagtgtagcgaaatgcttgtgcttctagttccgaccatgcagtaatatctaacaagtaatctgacaatttcacaacaactaccttatacacacactagtgtaaaggaatgaataagaatatgtacatataaatatatggatgagcgatggccgaacggcataggcaagatgcagtagatggtatagagtacagtatatacatgagatgagtaatgtagggtatgtaaacattatagaaagtggcattgtttaaagtggctactaATACATTTATTACTTCCAattcttaattattaaagtggctagagatttgagtcagtatgttggcagcagccacttaatgttagtgatggctgtttaacagtgatggccttgagatagaagttatttttcagtctctcggtcccagctttgatgcactggACAGTTTCCTGTCAGTACTGGACGTCAGCGTGACTTCACAGTTCCAAGGCTAGGACCAGCTGAGTCAGCGAGGGACAGGGGGTGAGTCAGCAGGCAAGCCAGGGCATGGGAGCTCAGTGAGGTATGTGGTGCCCCCCTGACAACTGGCACACCTGTGCAGTAGGATGGTGCCTGCCCCCTTGCCCCTCTGTAAACCTCGCCCATACATCTGTCCTGCTGTGGCCTTTCACTGACCAGTGAGTCCTCTTGATAACCTTTTCTTGATTACTGTTTTTAAATGGACAAATTTCAACTGGGTCAGTGGCAGAAGTAAGTTGTAAGTTGAGTGAAATGAAGGCTAAGACTTTGAATAGCAGGACCAATGGAGTCAGCAGTGGTTTCGGCCTCTGAGGCGCTCGCTAGACGATTCATCTGCTGCCACAAGCACATCCTTCTGAGGGCGAAGGCCAGTAGTGATAGAGTGGCAGAGTGGGGTCATGACTGGTGAACAGAAAGGCATTGAAGGAGCCGTTTGTGGATGGGGACGGTGAGAATGTTCACCTGGGCAGCCAGGAGAAAGACGTTCCCGATAAAATGCTAGATTTGTTAAGTAAACTCGAGATTCCACTTATCATGAGAGTGTTCATCGGACTCAAACACACCCTTCTGAGGCCAACGCGTCATAGGAGCTGAGCCAGCAAGCCCAAGGGCTGAAGTGgacaacctctctctccctccatcccttcctgtctctttccctcacGCTCCTGGTCAATTTCAAGTTGCCAATGGATCAGCGCTCGAGACCAAGTTCTCACATCTGGTTGGTTAAGGCCCACTCAGAGCCACACACACCCCTGAGTGAAAGATAATGAAAAATACTGTGATTTCTAACATACACTATCTGCTGAAACTCAATTCAGCCAGACACAACCTCGCCTCTATTTGGAAAGTGAGAGTGACCACAAAGACCATTGTAACACCTTACTCCTTTTCAAAATAGTAGAAAATATGCACGCAGGAATGAAACTGGGCATTTGAAACCATCTTTTAGTGAGGTGAAGAGGGACcatttcacatttttttggaCTTGAAAAGGAATCCCGCCACTCGCCAACCATCTGGTGACGATTATGGGTTATAAAACAGCCACAAAGGAGCTCCTTTTCCTCTGActgcagactgaaaaacaatagAGATGTCTGGAACCCTAAACACTGGAACCTTAATCTCTTACCTACCGCCTGACTACAGTCAGGCAACTATTTTAGAAATGACTGACAATGGCCATGGCCTGTGGAGGGCCTCTTAtctaacaacaaaaatccaggtAACCTGTACAGGTATACAGACCATTGCTATATTGGCAGTCAAAAGTGTGCTTGATCCACCAAGACACTGCATTTGATTTGGAAGCACATTTTGCCCTTGAGAGTGCAATGTTTACACAATTTTTCTGCTTATATAACTAAAATTACCTAGACATCCTTTGCCTGCTAAACATAACACGCAACTgaaacgcatgcacacacaaactgtTTGATTGGATGTCTCATGCAGAAGATCTGGAAGCTTTTTAGAAAGTTAAATCAGAAGTTAGTGGAATTTAGTTGAGCTCCCTATGGTCAGTGGAAGATCCCGAACTGTGTGCGCAGAGTTAAACTCTCAGAGACACTTGACTTCCTTTTGCAGCCGTCTCCACGTAACACCCTGGTGAGCCCTCCTCAGCTTTTTCCTCAAATAAATGTTATAAATAGTGCTGTGTTCTGTTCACCGCCGTGCCGTCCTCCTCTCAAAGCCCCAAGTGAATATTTTTTGCACTGCCCCCCTTTTCTctcagtcacacactcactctctctcacaccagcTCACCTCTTGCCTTCCCTCTCTGAATCCTCTCTCGCCCTGAGACTTTCTGGAGGACTTTTTCTAGCTTGGAGTCCCTGTCAAGCAGTGAGAAGAAGCTCTCAGGAAGAGACCGAAGACAGATAAGGTGGACAGACAGAAGTCTAGAGTAGCAGCGTCAGCATGCGGTGTGTGAGCTTCCTCTCGGTGTGGACCTACCTGCTGGTCCTTGGCCCGGGGGTATGGGGCGCTCCCAGCCAGTGCCCGGCCCTGTGTCACTGCCACGGGGACCTGCAGCACGTCATCTGTGACAACGTGGGGCTAAAGAACATTCCACAGGTGTCCGAGGCCACCCGTCTGCTCAACTTGCAGAGGAACAACCTGGGCAGCCTTCCCACCGGCTCCTTCGCCAGCAGCAAGGGTCTCATCTCGTTGCACATGCAGCACTGCCAGCTCCGCGAGATCGGCGGCCAGGCCTTCAAGGGGCTCAAGAAGCTCATCTACCTCTACCTGTCCAACAACGAGATCACCAGCATCAAGCCGGGTGCCTTCGAGGACCTCACCGAGCTCACCTACCTCTACCTGGACGGCAACCGCATCAGCGACCTACCCAAGGGCATCTTCTCGCCCATGATCAACCTGTTCATCCTGCAGCTCAATGATAACAAGCTGCGTGACATCAAGCCAGGCACCTTCGCCGGAGCCAAGGACCTGCGCTGGCTGCACATGAGTGGCAATGAGATGAGCTCGCTGCAGCCGGGCTCTCTGGACGACGTGGAGAACCTGGCCATCCTGCACCTGGACAGGAACAGGCTGTCCACCTACCCCGGTCTGGCCATGAGCAAGCTGAGAGTGGTGGAGGAACTGAGCCTGGCCAAGAACCCCCTGAGAAGCATCCCTGACAATGCCTTCCAGAGCTTCGGACGCTACATGGAGAAGCTGCACCTGGACGGCATGGGGCTGGAGAAGGTTAGTCTCTCAGATTGTTTGTGGGATGGGTGGTGGTCCTTTTTGTGGGTGCAAAGTGCTTATTGAGTTGGGAAGAATTAAGAGGTGATTGAAAGTTTAAGAGAAGGGCAATGCAATAACATAGCATAGATGTGATAAATAAGTCTACTATGACGAGTAGATAACAAAAATTCATTTCAAGCCTTAGAATATTGAACATTTACAACAGTTCCATTTCATGCAACCTGAATCTCAATTATTTGAGGCAGTTAGCCATTCAGTAGACAAAGAAAGCTTCAGTAAGTATAAATATGTTGTATTCTTGTCTACTCTAGCAACCCTGTGGATTAGGGAggcttgttgtttgtttgttctggTTCTGGCTTGCCATATTTCATCTGCTTATTTATATGTACAGTCTGGCTTGCCACAGGCCAACTCCCTCTTTTCCAGTAGCCAAAAGTTGTTTCTCTTGTCCCAGTTCTGTGGTTGCGTACTGTAGCCTGGGGAGGTCAGATAATAATGTGAGGTGGTTTAGTAGCTCGTTACCATTCATCATATGGTGACTGACAGTTCAAATTTACGAGAGAGTGGAAtactcaaatcaaattctattggttgcgtacatatttagcagatgttattgcggttgtagcgaaatgcttgtgtttctagctccaacagtgcagtaatatctaacaagtaatatctaacaatcatcacaaatctaaaagtaaaagaatggaattaagaaatatagaaatattaggacgagcattgtcggagtatatatatttttttataataataaaataaaacaaacacacacatacacagtaccagttaaaagtttggacacacctacccattcaagggtttttgtttatttgtactattttctacattgtagaataacagtgaagacatcaaaactaggaaataacacatatgaaatcatgtagtaaccccccaaaaaagtgttaaacgaatcaaaatatattttatatttgagattctttaaagtagccaccatttgcctttgacagctttgcacgctcttagcattctctcaaccagcttcatgaggaatgcttttccaacagtcttgaaggagttctcacatgtGCTGAgtacttgctggctgcttttacttcactctgcggtcctactcatcccaattgggttgaggtcggctgattgtggaggccaggtcatctgatgcaccactgcatcactctccttcttggtcaaatagcccttacacagccacacagactggaggtgtgttgggtcattgtcctgttgaaaaacaaatgatagtcccactaagcccaaaccagatgggatcactgcagaatgctgtgggagctatgctggttaagtgagccttgaattctaaataaatcagacaatgtcaccagcaaagcacccccacacctcctcctccatgcttcacggtgggaaccacacatgcagagatcacccgttcacctactctgcatcttacaaatacacggcggttggaactaaaaatctcaaatttggactcatcagaccaaaggacagatttccacctgtctaatgtccattgcttgtgtttcttggccc harbors:
- the LOC106579293 gene encoding chondroadherin, translated to MRCVSFLSVWTYLLVLGPGVWGAPSQCPALCHCHGDLQHVICDNVGLKNIPQVSEATRLLNLQRNNLGSLPTGSFASSKGLISLHMQHCQLREIGGQAFKGLKKLIYLYLSNNEITSIKPGAFEDLTELTYLYLDGNRISDLPKGIFSPMINLFILQLNDNKLRDIKPGTFAGAKDLRWLHMSGNEMSSLQPGSLDDVENLAILHLDRNRLSTYPGLAMSKLRVVEELSLAKNPLRSIPDNAFQSFGRYMEKLHLDGMGLEKFSDGAFNGMKAIKSLHLDNNKLKSLPKSLEFTTITNLTLANNPWSCTCTLAPLRKWMDSSRQRPDALCASPSSQRGKQIRDSSAFSDCTVKTKRAKKGTRH